The Lutibacter sp. Hel_I_33_5 genome has a window encoding:
- the ppk2 gene encoding polyphosphate kinase 2: MEQQPKLTLEDFQRIQSNEDLIECLKEKKIPFHKVEKTILYNEELRLLQIELVKLQQWISKQNKRVAVIFEGRDAAGKGGNIRRFMEHLNPRSTSLVALNKPTEVEKGQWYFQRYIKKLPNPGEIVFFDRSWYNRAVVEPVMDFCTKKEYKDFLLQVPEFEHMLYEDDMIIIKFWLSISKEEQQKRFDGRKDNPLKRWKFSPVDQKGQELWDKYTVYKEEMFSKTHTSYCPWMIIKTNDKKTARLEAIRHVLSQFDYDGKSAASTTIIPDPNVVMRYYRSSTNLD; the protein is encoded by the coding sequence ATGGAGCAACAACCAAAATTAACTTTAGAGGATTTTCAACGTATTCAATCAAATGAAGACTTAATTGAATGCTTAAAAGAAAAGAAAATTCCTTTTCATAAAGTTGAAAAAACCATATTATATAATGAAGAATTACGTTTGCTTCAAATAGAATTGGTAAAGTTGCAACAATGGATTTCTAAACAGAATAAGAGAGTAGCAGTAATTTTTGAAGGTAGAGATGCAGCTGGAAAAGGTGGAAATATCCGTCGTTTTATGGAGCATTTAAATCCGCGTTCTACAAGTTTAGTTGCTTTAAATAAACCTACTGAAGTTGAAAAAGGACAATGGTATTTTCAACGTTATATTAAAAAATTACCAAATCCTGGTGAAATTGTTTTTTTTGATAGAAGCTGGTATAATAGAGCAGTTGTAGAACCTGTAATGGATTTTTGTACTAAAAAAGAGTATAAAGATTTTTTATTGCAAGTACCAGAATTTGAACATATGTTGTATGAAGATGATATGATTATTATTAAATTTTGGTTATCCATTTCTAAAGAAGAGCAGCAAAAACGTTTTGATGGAAGAAAAGATAATCCTTTAAAACGCTGGAAATTTAGTCCAGTAGATCAAAAAGGGCAAGAGTTATGGGATAAATACACCGTTTATAAGGAAGAAATGTTTAGTAAAACACATACTTCTTATTGTCCATGGATGATTATAAAAACCAATGATAAAAAAACAGCAAGATTAGAAGCAATTAGACATGTGTTATCACAGTTTGATTATGATGGGAAATCAGCAGCTTCAACAACTATAATTCCAGATCCAAATGTAGTTATGCGTTATTATCGTTCATCAACTAATTTAGATTAA
- the ppk2 gene encoding polyphosphate kinase 2, translating to MEKEFTDLDIKKLNSNKGLLALLSKEPLNVERALRYLNYEKKLKKLQVELIKLQTWAIENNERIIILFEGRDAAGKGGAIRRITERINPRHMRIVALPKPSEDQTTQWYFQRYVEQFPKAGEIVFFDRSWYNRAIVEPVNDFCTKEEYEIFMNQVNDFEKMILQSGIFLVKIYMSISKKEQAKRFEDLQNDPLKQWKMTAVDKRAQELWDDYTEYKKAMFSKTNTEISSWKVIRANRKTEARVAAINHVLDKIPYQKDIKI from the coding sequence ATGGAAAAAGAATTTACAGATTTAGATATTAAAAAACTGAATTCTAATAAGGGTTTGTTAGCGCTTTTGTCTAAAGAACCTTTAAATGTAGAACGTGCGCTTAGGTATTTGAATTATGAGAAAAAGTTAAAAAAACTTCAAGTAGAATTAATTAAATTACAAACCTGGGCGATAGAAAATAATGAGCGAATCATTATTTTGTTTGAAGGTAGAGATGCCGCAGGAAAAGGGGGAGCAATAAGAAGAATTACTGAGCGTATTAATCCGCGTCATATGCGTATTGTTGCGTTACCAAAACCAAGTGAAGACCAAACTACTCAATGGTATTTTCAACGATATGTAGAGCAATTCCCAAAAGCAGGAGAAATTGTTTTCTTTGATAGAAGTTGGTATAACAGAGCTATTGTTGAGCCTGTTAATGATTTTTGTACTAAAGAAGAATATGAAATTTTCATGAATCAAGTAAATGATTTTGAAAAAATGATTTTACAAAGCGGAATTTTCTTGGTTAAAATTTACATGTCTATTTCTAAAAAAGAACAAGCTAAACGTTTTGAAGACTTACAAAACGATCCATTAAAACAATGGAAAATGACTGCTGTTGATAAACGTGCGCAAGAATTATGGGATGATTATACAGAGTATAAAAAAGCCATGTTTTCTAAAACAAATACCGAAATATCTTCATGGAAAGTAATTAGAGCTAACAGAAAAACTGAAGCAAGAGTTGCTGCAATTAATCATGTGTTAGACAAAATTCCTTATCAAAAAGATATTAAGATTTAA
- a CDS encoding lipid A deacylase LpxR family protein, protein MKEISCCLFLLLSISVLSQEKFAKEFSFVNDNDLYVSISKDRYYTNGMFLTYRHLTKNNNEKLAKKIYEWQVGQYMYTPFKAVITSVKLHDRPFAAYLYGSFGINRIYKNNSTLKTSLQIGVIGPAAYGEELQGFIHDIYNFSPAVGWKYQIKNAFGINLNASYNKFLISTDDSYFDIHWINDIKVGTVFTNLSTGFYTRIGFKPLQSIINSIGFNTSLNNDTTNQNRVLESFLYFKPIIRYSHYDATIQGSFLNKNSDVTKELYPIVFDLELGVKFTVNRFNFGYVFNYNTNKSKDLRITSGHSYGSIILSYLIR, encoded by the coding sequence ATGAAAGAAATTAGTTGCTGTCTCTTTTTATTGCTATCGATTTCAGTTTTATCACAAGAAAAATTTGCTAAAGAATTTAGTTTTGTAAATGATAATGACCTGTATGTATCTATTTCTAAAGATAGATATTACACCAATGGTATGTTTTTAACCTACCGACATCTTACAAAAAACAACAATGAAAAGTTAGCGAAAAAAATCTACGAATGGCAAGTTGGCCAATATATGTATACGCCTTTTAAGGCAGTAATTACAAGTGTTAAATTACACGACAGACCTTTTGCTGCTTATTTATATGGTAGTTTTGGCATCAATAGAATTTATAAAAACAACTCTACTTTAAAAACAAGTCTACAAATTGGTGTAATTGGCCCTGCAGCTTACGGTGAAGAATTACAAGGTTTTATTCATGATATCTATAATTTTTCCCCAGCAGTTGGTTGGAAATATCAGATAAAAAATGCCTTTGGCATCAATCTAAACGCTAGTTACAATAAGTTTTTAATTTCCACAGACGACTCTTATTTTGATATACATTGGATAAACGATATAAAAGTCGGGACAGTATTTACAAACTTATCAACTGGATTTTATACCAGAATTGGTTTTAAGCCTTTACAGAGCATTATTAATTCTATAGGATTTAATACAAGTTTAAATAACGATACTACAAATCAAAATAGAGTATTAGAATCGTTTTTATATTTTAAACCTATCATTCGGTATTCTCATTATGATGCAACCATACAAGGAAGTTTTCTAAACAAAAATAGTGATGTAACAAAAGAGTTATATCCTATAGTTTTTGATTTAGAATTAGGAGTTAAATTTACCGTAAATCGATTTAATTTTGGATATGTATTTAATTACAACACCAATAAAAGTAAAGATTTAAGGATTACTAGCGGACATAGTTACGGATCAATAATACTTAGTTATTTAATCCGTTAA
- a CDS encoding LamG-like jellyroll fold domain-containing protein, protein MNIKKIRLLFIVLFYCFIFNTKAQITQTLTGATTIVCPQDNTLTLQNSETNFNYFLRNDTTKEVIGNPQTGTGSALNFQTGIVSETTDFHVFAANPSYALTFDGVDDYVSIPHNASLNFSTGVTVEAWVHPTNITNGYQEIYRKEGTDAVGRILFSFQNNGTILSFGTHTTTDAYTELDVSINPADYNNQWVHILAFFDDATNAMRVYRNGVEIGNKASNGTLVNSANPQAGYIGSWNGTAEYFQGKIASLRVWNKALTTQQEIQQAKDNVFVGDETNLVAYYPFFENAGTQLTDSSTNANNGTINGATWSTGTTGGVGKVVSNTQTITVNLPTIIYVDKSATGSNNGSSWANAFTSIQPAVTAATENQEIRIAQGAYNITNQISITKALVIKGGYAIGGSCTQDIANNPTIIDAYEFANNNKQRVINATHTTGTLFLEGVTIQNGDTFNSTFGGGGIATVGNLHLSFVTIKNCKTRVGVNSFGGAIYSLDGNITLNNTILNNNTTDNANGGGIYTDSGDILITNNSQITNNSSSSGGGIYTSIGSITLTNSQVTNNTSSSSNVSFGGGIYNSSGSITLTNSQVSNNTSSSSSLSAGGGIFNSNGSITLTNSQVTNNTSSSSSSSFSSEGGGIHTNDGLITLTNSVVSSNTSSSSSSSSSFGGVRGTTILQNSILWGNTKSTDGGVNFTPSEHSGTLTANYSLIKNQNPTGTANIDATVGGFNPLFVDEANGDYRLQTGSPLINAGLDSYNTTLADLDNNVRKVGVIDIGAYEFNGATNANTSWTGATNTLWQEPTNWNNGVPNANSNVTIPTGLGNYPTVTNLNNATAFNLDNQTGASVIINAGKGLTIENNLTNNGTITVHSNATNSGALVVKGSASGNITYNRYVTDNWHTVGTPVIGQTIQDVAENNQVIQNGDNTKYAIAPYNNDIPSNNWEYVSVANVANVGNFVNGKGYSMKRNPAGTYSFTGAIENSDKQVALTEGSKNNWNLIANPYPSFLKFNNLADASSNLLLQNVAQINSNNLAVYIWDTTTSGYKPYNHASTNLQYIAPGQAFFVNAKSGGGTFTFSKSLQTTSTQNVFAKTNNAIFEINLSVSFRAQSRNLTKSTEIKYLPNTTKGLDVGYDAETFTAQDNSFSVYTHLLESNNNKTFALQCLPPTNFEEQIIPIGINADVNTTINFSVDVKNIPTGFTIYLEDKQENTFTKLNDNGNYEITVSEAQSGIGRFYLHTTNQVLDVNEFSTALEQTRIWLTEKRILKIANLQTEKATLKFYDLLGKEVFVKQLSPRTIPKLRERGLEIQLPNRLQQAVYLVRLQTEKGIKTTKIILD, encoded by the coding sequence ATGAATATTAAGAAAATTAGATTACTTTTTATAGTATTATTTTACTGTTTTATTTTTAATACAAAAGCACAAATAACACAAACCCTAACAGGAGCAACAACTATTGTTTGCCCACAAGATAATACGTTAACACTGCAAAACTCTGAAACCAATTTTAATTATTTCTTACGAAATGATACTACAAAAGAAGTGATTGGAAACCCACAAACAGGAACAGGAAGTGCTTTAAATTTTCAAACAGGTATAGTTTCAGAAACTACCGATTTTCATGTATTTGCAGCCAACCCAAGTTACGCTTTAACTTTTGATGGAGTAGATGACTATGTTTCAATTCCACATAATGCTTCTCTAAATTTTTCTACTGGAGTAACTGTTGAAGCTTGGGTTCATCCAACAAATATTACAAATGGTTATCAAGAGATTTATAGAAAAGAAGGTACAGATGCAGTAGGTAGAATTTTATTTTCCTTTCAAAATAATGGCACAATTTTATCTTTTGGAACACATACCACAACAGATGCTTATACAGAATTAGATGTATCTATAAATCCAGCAGATTATAACAATCAATGGGTACATATTTTAGCTTTTTTTGATGATGCTACCAATGCAATGCGTGTGTATAGAAATGGCGTAGAAATTGGTAATAAAGCTAGTAATGGTACATTGGTTAATTCTGCAAATCCACAAGCAGGTTATATTGGTTCTTGGAACGGAACTGCAGAATATTTTCAAGGTAAAATAGCTTCTTTAAGAGTTTGGAACAAAGCTTTAACCACACAACAAGAAATACAACAAGCCAAAGACAATGTATTTGTAGGCGATGAAACCAATTTAGTTGCCTATTACCCGTTTTTCGAAAATGCGGGCACACAACTTACAGATAGTTCTACAAACGCCAATAACGGAACAATTAACGGTGCAACTTGGAGCACAGGTACAACAGGTGGTGTGGGTAAAGTAGTTTCTAATACACAAACTATTACAGTTAATTTGCCTACTATTATTTATGTAGATAAAAGTGCAACAGGAAGTAATAATGGAAGTTCTTGGGCAAATGCATTTACATCTATACAACCAGCAGTTACTGCAGCAACAGAAAATCAAGAAATACGTATTGCCCAAGGCGCTTATAATATAACTAACCAAATTAGTATTACTAAAGCTTTAGTAATTAAAGGAGGTTACGCTATTGGTGGTAGTTGTACACAAGACATTGCCAATAACCCAACCATAATAGATGCCTATGAGTTTGCTAATAATAATAAACAAAGAGTTATAAATGCAACACACACAACAGGTACATTATTTTTAGAAGGGGTAACCATACAAAACGGAGATACATTTAATTCTACATTTGGTGGTGGTGGTATTGCTACTGTAGGCAACTTACATTTAAGTTTTGTTACCATAAAAAATTGTAAGACAAGAGTTGGTGTTAATAGTTTTGGTGGCGCAATTTATTCTTTAGATGGAAATATAACTTTAAATAATACTATTTTAAATAACAATACTACTGATAATGCTAATGGAGGTGGAATTTATACAGATTCTGGTGATATTTTGATAACTAATAATAGTCAAATAACTAACAATTCTTCTTCTTCTGGAGGAGGGATTTATACTTCTATTGGAAGTATAACACTAACCAATAGTCAAGTAACCAATAACACTTCTTCTTCTTCTAATGTTTCTTTTGGAGGAGGGATTTATAATTCTAGTGGAAGTATAACACTAACCAATAGTCAAGTAAGCAATAACACTTCTTCTTCTTCTTCTTTGTCTGCAGGAGGAGGGATTTTTAATTCTAATGGAAGTATAACACTAACCAATAGTCAAGTAACCAATAACACTTCTTCTTCTTCTTCTTCTTCTTTTTCTTCAGAAGGAGGAGGGATTCATACAAATGATGGACTTATTACCTTAACCAATAGCGTAGTAAGCAGTAACACTTCTTCTTCTTCTTCTTCTTCTTCTTCTTTTGGAGGAGTTCGTGGAACAACAATTTTGCAAAACTCTATTTTATGGGGCAACACCAAAAGTACAGATGGTGGTGTTAATTTTACACCCAGTGAACATTCTGGTACACTTACTGCTAATTATAGTCTTATTAAAAACCAAAACCCAACAGGTACCGCAAATATAGATGCTACTGTGGGTGGTTTTAATCCTTTATTTGTAGATGAAGCCAATGGAGATTATCGTTTGCAAACAGGAAGTCCATTAATCAATGCTGGTTTAGATAGTTATAATACCACTTTAGCAGATTTAGACAACAATGTCAGAAAAGTAGGTGTAATAGATATTGGTGCGTACGAATTTAATGGAGCAACCAACGCCAATACTTCTTGGACAGGAGCAACAAACACCTTATGGCAAGAACCTACCAATTGGAACAATGGTGTGCCAAATGCAAACAGTAATGTTACAATACCCACAGGTTTAGGAAATTACCCAACAGTTACAAACCTAAACAATGCAACTGCTTTTAATCTTGATAATCAAACAGGAGCAAGTGTAATAATTAATGCAGGCAAAGGTTTAACCATAGAAAACAATCTAACTAATAATGGTACAATAACTGTACACTCTAATGCTACCAATAGTGGTGCATTAGTTGTAAAAGGTTCAGCATCTGGTAACATCACCTACAACAGATATGTAACTGATAACTGGCATACAGTTGGTACACCAGTAATTGGACAAACTATACAAGATGTAGCAGAAAATAACCAAGTCATCCAAAATGGAGACAATACAAAATATGCTATTGCTCCTTATAATAATGATATTCCTTCTAATAATTGGGAGTATGTGTCTGTGGCAAATGTTGCTAATGTTGGTAATTTTGTAAACGGAAAAGGGTATTCTATGAAGCGAAATCCTGCAGGAACTTATTCTTTTACAGGAGCTATAGAAAATAGTGATAAACAAGTTGCTTTAACAGAGGGTTCTAAAAACAATTGGAACTTAATTGCAAATCCGTATCCTAGTTTTTTAAAGTTTAACAATTTAGCTGATGCAAGTAGTAATCTATTGTTACAAAATGTAGCACAAATAAACTCAAATAATTTAGCAGTTTATATTTGGGATACTACTACATCTGGTTACAAACCATACAATCATGCAAGTACCAACTTGCAATATATTGCACCAGGACAAGCCTTTTTTGTAAATGCAAAATCTGGTGGTGGTACATTTACATTTTCTAAGAGTTTACAAACTACAAGTACACAAAATGTTTTTGCAAAAACCAACAATGCAATTTTTGAAATAAATCTTTCAGTGTCATTTCGAGCGCAGTCGAGAAATCTTACAAAATCCACAGAAATTAAATATTTACCTAACACTACCAAAGGTTTAGATGTTGGTTACGATGCAGAAACGTTTACAGCCCAAGACAATAGTTTTAGTGTTTATACACATTTGTTAGAAAGCAATAACAACAAAACCTTTGCTTTGCAATGTTTGCCTCCAACAAATTTTGAAGAACAGATTATTCCTATAGGTATTAATGCAGATGTTAATACAACTATTAATTTTTCTGTGGATGTAAAAAACATTCCAACAGGATTTACTATTTATTTAGAAGACAAACAAGAAAATACGTTTACCAAATTAAACGATAATGGAAACTATGAAATTACTGTTTCTGAAGCACAAAGTGGTATAGGTCGTTTTTATTTGCATACCACCAATCAGGTTTTAGATGTTAATGAGTTCTCGACTGCGCTCGAACAGACAAGAATATGGTTGACTGAAAAGAGAATCTTAAAGATTGCCAATTTGCAAACCGAAAAAGCAACACTAAAATTCTATGATTTGTTAGGAAAAGAGGTGTTTGTAAAACAATTGTCTCCTCGAACGATCCCGAAACTTCGGGAGAGAGGTCTAGAAATACAGTTACCAAATAGATTACAACAAGCGGTTTATTTGGTGAGGTTACAAACAGAGAAAGGGATAAAAACAACTAAAATTATTCTTGATTGA
- a CDS encoding LuxR C-terminal-related transcriptional regulator — protein sequence MRKIIVLFLVLFSCKSFSQAEISYLPDTSNQNTIDNVKNLEFIKVDKTINKGINNGVYWFKIENVAEKTIIQFPNNHLANGVAYYNDKEILSEKNERFLTFIIEQSPTFIKLNIIKEAYIPITIQEYSDYKYSSKKDNLFTGFYYGFAFVVVLINLFYFINFRDRTFLYYALFLFGVSASLFISDGILSFFSLSEKTIDIITLVVHITTSILGALFATSYLQTDNYYPKLQYVILSYIVIQVLLFILYLVTNSFNYFALIEVFSFTLLGIYWVTSLFLFNKNIFTKVFAVAYVFIFLLGVDYYVLKLFGFQLLQISRDYIKMAGFFEMILLSFAVIYRMRILHEENIQMRNDITKYATQISSLSEELEKNKQGKTNYFTEYDLSEREQEIFTLLAQGKSNKEIAETLFISVNTVKYHIKKIYSKLNIKNREEAKQISVI from the coding sequence TTGAGAAAAATAATCGTTTTATTTTTAGTGCTTTTTTCTTGTAAAAGTTTTTCTCAAGCAGAAATCTCTTATCTGCCTGATACAAGCAATCAAAATACTATAGATAATGTTAAGAATCTAGAATTTATAAAAGTAGATAAAACCATTAACAAAGGCATTAACAATGGTGTTTATTGGTTTAAGATAGAAAATGTTGCAGAAAAAACGATTATTCAGTTTCCTAACAATCATTTAGCAAATGGTGTAGCTTATTATAATGACAAAGAAATTTTGTCAGAAAAAAATGAACGCTTTTTAACCTTTATTATAGAGCAATCACCAACGTTTATAAAACTAAATATAATTAAAGAAGCTTATATTCCTATTACCATACAAGAGTATTCAGATTATAAATATAGTAGTAAAAAAGATAATTTATTTACTGGTTTTTACTACGGTTTTGCCTTTGTTGTAGTATTAATAAACCTCTTTTATTTTATCAACTTTAGAGATAGAACTTTTTTATACTATGCACTTTTTTTATTTGGTGTTTCAGCATCTTTATTTATAAGTGATGGTATTTTAAGTTTTTTTAGTTTATCAGAAAAAACTATAGATATTATTACTTTAGTAGTTCATATTACAACTTCTATTTTAGGTGCTTTATTTGCTACATCTTACTTACAAACAGATAATTATTATCCTAAGTTGCAATATGTTATTTTAAGTTATATAGTTATTCAGGTTCTATTATTTATACTTTATTTAGTAACTAATAGCTTTAATTACTTTGCTTTAATAGAAGTTTTTTCATTTACCTTATTAGGTATTTACTGGGTAACAAGTTTATTTTTATTTAATAAAAATATTTTCACCAAAGTATTTGCAGTGGCTTATGTGTTTATCTTTTTACTAGGAGTAGATTATTATGTACTCAAGTTATTCGGATTTCAATTACTTCAAATTAGCAGAGATTATATAAAAATGGCAGGTTTTTTCGAAATGATTTTACTCTCATTCGCGGTAATTTACAGGATGCGTATTTTGCATGAAGAAAACATACAAATGCGAAATGACATTACTAAGTACGCAACACAAATATCTTCCTTATCTGAAGAGTTAGAAAAAAACAAACAAGGGAAAACCAATTATTTTACCGAGTATGATTTATCTGAAAGAGAGCAAGAAATTTTTACGCTGTTAGCACAAGGAAAAAGCAATAAAGAAATTGCAGAAACACTTTTTATTTCTGTAAATACCGTTAAATATCATATTAAAAAAATATACAGCAAACTGAACATTAAAAATAGAGAAGAAGCCAAACAAATTTCTGTAATTTAG